In the Campylobacter showae genome, one interval contains:
- a CDS encoding Crp/Fnr family transcriptional regulator — MLEQIPFFQELNEAELKRLENISILKKYKKGEFLFMEGEESKWLHLLIKGSLKLYKIGPKGKEIFMHQFNGISFVAELANFENIKFPATAIFLTGGEVLKIDYDKFYAEFLSNPRVSLQIIKSLSQKLKIASELIHQELVLNSEAKVASFLVNHADLFNELKHIKIASILNITPETFSRILAKFKTQNLIELDANNKIVNIATSELLEMFEG, encoded by the coding sequence ATGCTAGAGCAAATCCCGTTTTTTCAGGAGCTAAACGAGGCTGAACTAAAAAGACTAGAAAATATCAGCATCCTAAAAAAATATAAAAAAGGCGAGTTTTTATTTATGGAGGGCGAGGAGTCAAAGTGGCTCCACCTCCTCATAAAAGGCTCTCTCAAGCTCTATAAAATCGGCCCTAAAGGCAAAGAGATTTTTATGCATCAGTTTAACGGGATTAGCTTCGTAGCCGAGCTTGCCAACTTTGAAAATATCAAATTTCCGGCGACGGCGATATTTTTAACCGGCGGCGAGGTACTAAAAATCGACTACGATAAATTTTACGCCGAGTTTTTATCAAACCCGCGCGTATCGCTACAAATAATCAAATCGCTCTCGCAAAAGCTAAAAATCGCAAGCGAGCTGATACACCAAGAACTTGTGCTAAACTCCGAGGCCAAGGTCGCGAGCTTTCTCGTTAACCACGCCGATCTTTTTAACGAGCTAAAACACATCAAAATCGCTTCCATCCTCAACATCACTCCGGAAACGTTTTCAAGGATATTGGCGAAATTTAAAACCCAAAATTTGATTGAACTAGACGCAAATAATAAAATCGTAAATATCGCTACAAGCGAACTTTTGGAGATGTTTGAGGGATAA
- the mrdA gene encoding penicillin-binding protein 2, whose amino-acid sequence MRMRIVFGIIFSVWVLLLVRVYYLSVKSNDFYEEIAEQNAVKTQYLAPVRGLILDAKGRPMAVNRLGFSVALKPHLSGKRAEILDAELANLQNLFEDLNVTKLKREYVKADSPYNQDFIQIIDFMDYDKMIPRIAELSLRENLEVKPASKRHYPYANLASHIIGYVGRANQQDVESDPVAKLTNHTGRSGTERFYNSVLQGQEGVRKVKVNALNQEVEEISVSYPQSSDISLTIDLEMQKYIEEIFGDNAGVIIVMDVKDGSILAAGSFPEYDLNPFVTGLSQAKWDELVKSIDHPFTNKLVNGLYPPGSVIKMGVAMAFLDTGKMSRSDGYFCSGSFELGGRNFRCWNVYGHGFMDMNSAIRESCDDYFYKGSLKVGIDAITPVLERLGFGQKSGVDLPNEFVGIVPGREWKMQKYAQPWYQGETLITSIGQGNFLVTPMQVVRYTGILATGKNIVPHFLRSVNGEEVKFEPEDDILTPFEKKQLPYIQKAMYEVVNHKKGTAHKYFKEAKITLAAKTGTAQVVGISQAEKKRMKEEDMEYLRRSHAWVTTYGPYEEPRYAVTVIIEHGGHGGLAAGPLTAKIFNKLLEMGYIDKKYEITSLADTEAAQKKKN is encoded by the coding sequence TATCTTAGCGTCAAATCAAACGACTTTTACGAAGAGATCGCCGAGCAAAATGCGGTAAAAACGCAGTATCTAGCTCCCGTTAGAGGACTGATTTTGGACGCCAAAGGCCGTCCGATGGCAGTAAATCGCCTCGGTTTTTCCGTCGCGTTAAAGCCGCATCTAAGCGGCAAGAGGGCGGAGATTTTAGACGCCGAGCTTGCAAATTTACAAAATTTGTTTGAGGACTTAAACGTCACGAAACTAAAGCGCGAATACGTCAAGGCCGACTCGCCTTATAATCAAGATTTTATTCAGATTATCGATTTTATGGATTATGACAAGATGATACCGCGTATAGCCGAGCTTTCTCTGCGAGAAAATTTAGAGGTTAAACCGGCATCCAAGCGCCACTATCCTTATGCAAATTTAGCCTCGCACATCATCGGCTACGTCGGCCGCGCAAACCAGCAAGACGTCGAGTCCGACCCTGTCGCAAAGCTAACCAATCACACGGGTAGAAGCGGCACGGAGCGCTTTTATAACTCCGTCTTGCAGGGGCAAGAGGGCGTGCGAAAGGTAAAAGTAAACGCGCTAAATCAGGAGGTCGAGGAGATATCCGTGAGCTACCCGCAAAGCTCGGATATATCGCTTACGATCGACCTTGAGATGCAAAAATACATCGAGGAAATTTTCGGCGATAACGCGGGCGTCATCATCGTTATGGACGTGAAAGACGGCTCGATACTGGCTGCTGGCAGCTTCCCCGAGTATGATCTAAATCCGTTTGTTACGGGGTTATCGCAGGCTAAATGGGACGAGCTTGTTAAAAGTATCGATCATCCCTTTACGAACAAGCTCGTAAACGGCCTTTATCCGCCGGGCTCGGTTATAAAAATGGGCGTGGCGATGGCGTTTTTAGACACCGGCAAGATGAGCCGCTCCGATGGGTATTTTTGCTCTGGCTCATTTGAGCTTGGAGGACGAAATTTCCGCTGCTGGAACGTCTATGGACACGGTTTTATGGATATGAACTCGGCCATCCGAGAGAGCTGCGACGATTATTTTTATAAAGGCAGCTTAAAGGTCGGTATCGACGCTATAACCCCGGTTTTAGAGCGGTTGGGTTTTGGGCAAAAAAGCGGAGTGGATCTACCTAACGAATTTGTCGGTATCGTGCCAGGACGCGAGTGGAAGATGCAAAAATACGCTCAGCCGTGGTATCAGGGCGAGACGCTAATCACCTCGATCGGACAGGGCAACTTCCTCGTGACGCCGATGCAGGTGGTGCGCTATACGGGCATCCTGGCTACGGGGAAAAATATCGTCCCGCATTTTTTACGCAGCGTAAACGGCGAGGAGGTTAAATTTGAGCCGGAGGACGATATCCTTACGCCGTTTGAGAAAAAGCAACTCCCGTACATCCAAAAGGCGATGTATGAGGTCGTAAATCATAAAAAAGGCACCGCGCATAAATATTTTAAAGAGGCAAAGATAACGCTAGCGGCAAAAACGGGTACCGCGCAGGTCGTGGGCATCTCACAGGCTGAAAAAAAGCGTATGAAAGAAGAGGATATGGAGTATCTACGCCGCTCGCACGCATGGGTCACGACTTACGGACCATACGAGGAGCCTCGTTATGCCGTTACCGTTATCATCGAGCACGGCGGACACGGCGGTCTGGCTGCCGGACCTCTCACGGCTAAAATCTTTAATAAGCTACTAGAAATGGGCTATATCGATAAAAAATACGAAATCACCTCGCTAGCAGATACCGAGGCTGCACAAAAGAAGAAAAATTAA